In Aptenodytes patagonicus chromosome 6, bAptPat1.pri.cur, whole genome shotgun sequence, one genomic interval encodes:
- the KCNMB2 gene encoding calcium-activated potassium channel subunit beta-2 isoform X5 produces the protein MSLCFKYPRDKWRNIYQKIRDHDLLDKRKTVTALKAGEDRAILLGLTMMVCSIMMYFLLGITLLRSYMQSVWTEEAQCSLLNASITETFNCSFSCGPDCWKISQYPCLQVYVNLTSSGQKLLLYHTEETMKINSECSYIPKCGKNYEESMSLVNVVMENFRKYQRFSCFYDPEGVQKNVILTKLYSSNVLFHSLFWPTCMMIGGVAIVAMVKLTQYLSLLCERIQRINR, from the exons aaatatttaccaaaaaatcAGGGATCATGATCTACTGgacaaaaggaaaacagtcaCAGCCCTAAAAGCCGGAGAAGACCGGGCCATACTCCTCGGGCTGACCATGATGGTGTGCTCTATCATGATGTACTTTCTCCTGGGAATCACCCTGCTGCGGTCTTACATGCAAAG tGTCTGGACAGAAGAGGCTCAGTGCTCGCTTCTCAATGCATCCATCACAGAAACCTTCAACTGCTCATTTAGCTGTGGTCCAGACTGCTGGAAAATCTCTCAGTACCCCTGCCTCCAGGTGTACGTTAATCTCACCTCTTCTGGCCAGAAGCTTCTGCTCTACCACACCGaggaaacaatgaaaattaattctGAG TGTTCATACATACCCAAGTGCGGTAAGAATTATGAGGAATCCATGTCGCTGGTGAACGTTGTGATGGAAAACTTCAGAAAGTACCAACGCTTCTCCTGCTTCTACGACCCCGAAGGCGTTCAGAAGAACGTGATATTAACCAAACTGTACAGCTCCAACGTGCTGTTCCACTCCCTCTTCTGGCCCACCTGCATGATGATCGGCGGGGTTGCCATCGTTGCAATGGTAAAGCTGACTCAATACCTTTCCCTCCTCTGTGAGAGAATCCAAAGGATCAACAGATAA
- the KCNMB2 gene encoding calcium-activated potassium channel subunit beta-2 isoform X4, with protein sequence MFIWTSGRSSTSYRHDEKRNIYQKIRDHDLLDKRKTVTALKAGEDRAILLGLTMMVCSIMMYFLLGITLLRSYMQSVWTEEAQCSLLNASITETFNCSFSCGPDCWKISQYPCLQVYVNLTSSGQKLLLYHTEETMKINSECSYIPKCGKNYEESMSLVNVVMENFRKYQRFSCFYDPEGVQKNVILTKLYSSNVLFHSLFWPTCMMIGGVAIVAMVKLTQYLSLLCERIQRINR encoded by the exons aaatatttaccaaaaaatcAGGGATCATGATCTACTGgacaaaaggaaaacagtcaCAGCCCTAAAAGCCGGAGAAGACCGGGCCATACTCCTCGGGCTGACCATGATGGTGTGCTCTATCATGATGTACTTTCTCCTGGGAATCACCCTGCTGCGGTCTTACATGCAAAG tGTCTGGACAGAAGAGGCTCAGTGCTCGCTTCTCAATGCATCCATCACAGAAACCTTCAACTGCTCATTTAGCTGTGGTCCAGACTGCTGGAAAATCTCTCAGTACCCCTGCCTCCAGGTGTACGTTAATCTCACCTCTTCTGGCCAGAAGCTTCTGCTCTACCACACCGaggaaacaatgaaaattaattctGAG TGTTCATACATACCCAAGTGCGGTAAGAATTATGAGGAATCCATGTCGCTGGTGAACGTTGTGATGGAAAACTTCAGAAAGTACCAACGCTTCTCCTGCTTCTACGACCCCGAAGGCGTTCAGAAGAACGTGATATTAACCAAACTGTACAGCTCCAACGTGCTGTTCCACTCCCTCTTCTGGCCCACCTGCATGATGATCGGCGGGGTTGCCATCGTTGCAATGGTAAAGCTGACTCAATACCTTTCCCTCCTCTGTGAGAGAATCCAAAGGATCAACAGATAA
- the KCNMB2 gene encoding calcium-activated potassium channel subunit beta-2 isoform X6: MSLCFKYPRDKWRDHDLLDKRKTVTALKAGEDRAILLGLTMMVCSIMMYFLLGITLLRSYMQSVWTEEAQCSLLNASITETFNCSFSCGPDCWKISQYPCLQVYVNLTSSGQKLLLYHTEETMKINSECSYIPKCGKNYEESMSLVNVVMENFRKYQRFSCFYDPEGVQKNVILTKLYSSNVLFHSLFWPTCMMIGGVAIVAMVKLTQYLSLLCERIQRINR; the protein is encoded by the exons GGATCATGATCTACTGgacaaaaggaaaacagtcaCAGCCCTAAAAGCCGGAGAAGACCGGGCCATACTCCTCGGGCTGACCATGATGGTGTGCTCTATCATGATGTACTTTCTCCTGGGAATCACCCTGCTGCGGTCTTACATGCAAAG tGTCTGGACAGAAGAGGCTCAGTGCTCGCTTCTCAATGCATCCATCACAGAAACCTTCAACTGCTCATTTAGCTGTGGTCCAGACTGCTGGAAAATCTCTCAGTACCCCTGCCTCCAGGTGTACGTTAATCTCACCTCTTCTGGCCAGAAGCTTCTGCTCTACCACACCGaggaaacaatgaaaattaattctGAG TGTTCATACATACCCAAGTGCGGTAAGAATTATGAGGAATCCATGTCGCTGGTGAACGTTGTGATGGAAAACTTCAGAAAGTACCAACGCTTCTCCTGCTTCTACGACCCCGAAGGCGTTCAGAAGAACGTGATATTAACCAAACTGTACAGCTCCAACGTGCTGTTCCACTCCCTCTTCTGGCCCACCTGCATGATGATCGGCGGGGTTGCCATCGTTGCAATGGTAAAGCTGACTCAATACCTTTCCCTCCTCTGTGAGAGAATCCAAAGGATCAACAGATAA